A stretch of DNA from Streptomyces xanthii:
ATCTGGCGCGACATCCCCAAGATCGTGTTCTCCCGGACGCTGCCGCCGGGCCCCGCCCCGTACCACTCCACCGTCGTCTCCGAGGTGCTGCCCGAGGCGATCCGCGCCCTCAAGGAACAGCCCGGCGGCGACCTCAACGTCGGCGGCGCCGACCTCGCCGCCACGTTCCTCGCCCACGACCTGATCGACGAGTTCCACACCTACGTGCACCCCGTCCTGATCGGCACGGGCACCCCGCTCTTCCCCGTCACGGATTTCCACCCGCGCGTCCTGCGCCTGGCCGGGACCCAGACCTTCGACAACGGGGTCGTCCTGCTGCGTCACGCGCGCGTCCCCGAGTGACCTCCGCCGCCGCGCCGCGGCCCGGATATCGCCGAGGGCGAAGCGCCGCCCCGGGCCGCCGTACGCCGCCTACGCTGGCCCGATGAGCATCCACGAGAGCCGCCGGGGCAGCGGCGCCCACCGGTCCGCGCCGGAGCAGGAGCCGCTGTGGCGGCACGTCGTCGGGGACG
This window harbors:
- a CDS encoding dihydrofolate reductase family protein encodes the protein MRKIILMMGVSLDGYTEGPGRDIGWHQVDDALHRHMNEKVRSFGGLLTGRVTHELMASYWPAAGADPDSTPTEVEFAAIWRDIPKIVFSRTLPPGPAPYHSTVVSEVLPEAIRALKEQPGGDLNVGGADLAATFLAHDLIDEFHTYVHPVLIGTGTPLFPVTDFHPRVLRLAGTQTFDNGVVLLRHARVPE